AAGGTAGCAACAGCACAGAAGCCCCTGCAGCATGACCAGCAGCCACTGGAGTTTTCACCCACCATTCTGGGCAGCAGGGTATAGCCCATTCAGTCACTATTCTAGACCAGAGCTAGCTTGGGCATGTCTCCATGTGCTACAATCACATCTCctgattgcaatgtagacacactCTGTGAGTCAGTGGGGAGATGAAGTGGGAGGGCTGGAGCTAACagccacagggcagagaaaggcagagaaaTTGCCGCAGTTTTGTCTGAAATGTCAAAGGGACCCTGCTTTAGGTGTTTTTGGTGGTAACAATTAGTCTGTGGCTGGCTGTTCTCTGCAGTTCTCCACCAAGggcaggtggtggggggaaaggagatgCACTGCCTGGATCCTAATGACCCCTAAGTGAGGGTTGGGGGGTGGTGGCAgtcatccttgcaccggccctgggctaTACTATAAACTTCAGTTAGAATGAAAACATAATAGAAATATTACCCCTCTGTTCCCATTATGGATAAGCAGTTCTCTTAGACTCtcctgctctctctgcctctcaaCTGAATAAAGAGGTTGTCCTGCTACTCTTATTACTTGGACTTGTTTAGAAATGCaagaagagagagacttttcTTTTTCAAGAGTTCACACCAAGAGTCCCTGCATGTAATGAAGAGATCCCAGTTGACATATTAGACAAAGATACAATATTAAAATGAACATTGATATCAAAAAAGGTTGCAGTTAGGCAGGTTGGTATGGAATAGTTTATTGCTGAGCACGAGATTACAATGTCATTGGCAAATAAGCACCAGCATGCTAAAGGGATAGTGAGACACGGGGCTAGCTACTGTGGCTGacatatgtatttttattttgctgcatgTGTAAAATGTCTTTTCCTTTCCCATGGACAACATGCTGTCtgtggaggaggaaaagaaatttgcttttgtttgctCAGATGATTTTATACATTTCCATTGAATGTACATTTCCGTTTATAAATTGCAAGTGGGATTTAAGCGGTTACAGTTCTGGACATGAACATGGGATGTTATACCAGGATATACGCTTTGCATTGTCAGCATTACTCCAATTTTTTGTCCCTTCTTGATCCGACCACTGTATCTAACTGGCTTAATGTAGAACATATGTATGCAGAAACcttgaggggaggagaggaaaaagaaaaagatttaggtgggagaaaggaaacatCAAACTTTGATCATCATCTGATCTCTTTGGCTGGTTGTTCTATGGCAATTTTTCGATTGTCTTCCAATCTCGTACTGTCATTGGTGCTAGCAGTGCTGGCAGCACTAGTGCAGTCCAGCCAACAGTATTCATGAAACTGGGAATTGTGGGGCttttgtggtggtggggggaaatgcgtaaataattttttcttataGACCCAAACTACAGTATATTTCAAACTCCCTCTTTTAATACTCCCCTGCAcatcctttttcctcttttttttcctcacgTTAGATCCTCATTTTTCTCCTATTGGTTGGAGAGCAAGAGTGTTTTACTGGTCCTGTCAATGGAGAATTTGGCCAGTTATCTTAAAAGTGAAGGAACTGAACTTGGATTTGAATACAGGAACAATCACTTCTTAGTGAAGCGTTGGGCCTTGGCCTACTCTATACAGTGAAGTTTTGCGTATGTTTAGGTTGTGCTTTTTCCATAGCTCTCCAGTTGGTTAAGAATGGAAAGTGAACTTATTTAATGaccaatatttaaaatgtatccaAGATTTCTCTATGGTAGCTGAGTTACCTGATCCACTGAGGAGGATGCCATTATTAATGGCATTCTTTCCAGCTCTGTAGGGGTTAACTCGTCCCCCAATCACGCCACTGAAAGGAGCATATACCGTTGAGCCATCTCTGCATATAACATCCACCCCTAGGTGCTTTCTACCACCGACTCTGCAAATGTGTAAATGTGCAAATAATGAGACACTGCTGACTTACATGTTCATTAGCCCTAAAGCCTCACACTAGATACACCATGTAGATTATTTAAAGCAACACGGGGGGTGGTATGGCTACCATTGGTAGGTTAGTTGGCTTTCAGATTTGTATTTTTGCAATGGAAGTAGAAAGCTTTGAGGTTCCAGTCCAGTTGTAATAATTGTAAATCTCTCTCCTCTgttaagtagagctggtcaaaaatggattttattttccatgaaaatttttgaaaaaactaATTTTCGCTCTTAAACCTTTTAAGTGTTCTTAGAATATCCcaaggtttcaaacaaacaaaataaaaaaatgcagctttCCCCTCCACAAGAACTTTAGAAGCTGAAATGTTTTCCTTTgttggaaatgaaaaataaaaaaaaagttgaaaatgtgaagtttttttattttttcagtgaaaacccaGAAAAATGCCttgaagaaaagggaaattttCTCAAGACCTGGGAGAAAAAGGCTgccttttattaaataaattaattaaaatgaaatttgacAGAAATGTTTTCACTGGCTCTACTCTTAATATCTCTAATTGCTTTCATAGTGCTGCAAACTGTCCACTCACTCACTAAGCTCAAAAGAACACTTGGCTttccattggtgtaaatcagcatagctccactgactacATTTGAGCTAtgcaagggtgaccagatagcaaagtgtgaaaaatagggacacttttttgggggggaaggggaaggttaGTTGCATACATAAGAGAAACTCCTAATATCGGGCTATCTTCTCACCCTAAATTACGCttacttacaccagctgagcatctgaccTAAGAGCTGGAGACCATTTCAATGTTATTTCATAACTAGCTCTGTCCCACCCATGTCTACAGTCACAAAGTAAATAGCCTGAGAGAGCTGCATGTGAAATGATCTGGTGGTCTGAGTCAACTGAAGTACTTAAGGACCCTTCTTGGCAGCCTCAACAATGAGGGCCACGGATTGAGTGGGTCATGGAGACAACTGTCCCCATTCTCAGTGTGATTCTATCATTTGAGggattaatgcacattggaaggacATTGCCACAGTTCTTGTTTAGCGAATTTCTAAGCAGTGGTGTCCTTGTGGCACACCTCAAAAGCCTTGATAACTATGAATGGTGGCTAAACTCAGAATTTTTTGTTCTTAGTGaacatttcattattttagcaacaataatgaacaaacaaaacatcTGTTCCACACACAGGAAGTGATCTCAGTATCCTACCTTGGAGTTCCATAATGTCCACAGCCATATCTGTCAGTGCCCCGTATTTTGTTGCTAGGATTCCCAGCACATACCTGTCCCCATGGTCCTGCAGTAACTTGAAAAGAAATGGAATATACAAAAGTGAAGCAAATTTTCTAGTCTTAAACAGGACAGAAAtgttatatataaaatgtttgcCGTGCAAGAAATGGAGTTTAGAGGAGGACGCTAGAATTTCATTAGTGATCTGTGTTATAACGTGTCACTTCCCAATACATGTTGCTTGTGTGCACTCCACAGACTAATGTCTCTGCGCTTCTTTTGCTTTAATGTAAGCAGAATGGTGAGGTTTTTCAGCTCTGTTCAGAAGACAAGATTTTGATGTTTTTTGTCATAGGAGTAAATGATCCTACAAAAAAAGTTTTCCTTACAGAACTCTAACAGGATTTCTGTGCTTCTGTTAGATACGAAACTGTTTGGAGCAGAGACTCTCTCTATCTTATAGTTGTACAGCGCTTAACACAGTGAGGTCCTGCTCAATGAGTAGGGAACCCAGCTGCTACTGCAATCCTAATAGTGTGTAGCAACTGGGGCTAAGGATCAGAGACTGCCCTCCACCTTCAGTTCAGATTAAAGGACGACAGTCAAGGATTTGAAGGCATTATTTCACTCTGAATATGAGGTCATAGGTGGTTATGGGGATGTTGGTTTTCCATCAGGCGTTCTAGTCAGATATCAGCTTAGCTCACGGAGAGAGTCAGAAAACAAAAGTATATTCCTGTGTAGCTGCAAGTTGAGAGGCTGCCTGACAGCTTCATGAGATTGCATGTAAATAATTTTTCTGCTTTTCCAGTCTTCCTAGCCCTGACTCTCAAGGCAGCAGACCCGCGGAGCTGGGGATTTGCAGCTTGCAAGAGTTCCAGTAATGCTAGGACAGAGGTGAACTTTAGAGAACTAAATAACTTTAGAGGACTAAATAAGCTGTGTCCAAAAACCTTGCATAATTGCACCACCACTTACTTATATTGTAGTTTTCATTGGGAACCAGCAGGCTGCATTAGTTGTTCAGTTTACCAGCCAACACATTTGGTCACAAGTCACTTTGAAGCTATAATACACTCTGGAACTGCGAAGTACTGGAGTTTATTGTAATCTCCATTGCTCTGGGGAGGTTAATCAGAAGGCCAAGCCCCATTCTGACAcaaatattgatttcagctgctccctttgggggTTCTTTAGTTCGTTAGGATCACACTTGGTGGGACTGAGCTGCTTGGCGTAGCTGGTGGGGAGtgtgaaactgactttttttgaTCCCTTCTCTCAACAGAGCCTGTTTCAACCCTCCAGAACCTCTTTTATGCTTAGAGGAgtggtgggcaggaaggggtggcaTGGAGCTGAGTGTGCCCCCTCAGCTATTCCTATCCAAAGGGTTTTCCTAACTGGCTGATTTAAACCAGGATTCTACATCATTTGTGCctccagagcagtgcaaagggcGAAGCA
This sequence is a window from Chelonoidis abingdonii isolate Lonesome George chromosome 7, CheloAbing_2.0, whole genome shotgun sequence. Protein-coding genes within it:
- the LOC116822311 gene encoding leukocyte cell-derived chemotaxin-2-like, which encodes MYWEVTLTAGPWGQVCAGNPSNKIRGTDRYGCGHYGTPRVGGRKHLGVDVICRDGSTVYAPFSGVIGGRVNPYRAGKNAINNGILLSGSGFCIHMFYIKPVRYSGRIKKGQKIGVMLTMQSVYPGITSHVHVQNCNRLNPTCNL